Proteins from a genomic interval of Caulobacter rhizosphaerae:
- a CDS encoding HK97 family phage prohead protease, translating to MTQDLPIQGHASLFWTRDLNDDVAAAGAFAASLARTGPAGVKMLHQHDDAEPVGVWDEIAEDATGLYVRGRVLRTTPRGRLVAALVEAGALDGLSIGFRAVKARPDDTGRLRVLREVELWEVSIVTFPMLPGARLKAV from the coding sequence ATGACTCAAGACCTGCCCATTCAAGGCCACGCCAGCCTGTTCTGGACCCGCGACCTCAACGACGACGTCGCCGCCGCCGGGGCCTTCGCCGCCAGCCTGGCCCGCACGGGCCCGGCCGGCGTCAAGATGCTGCACCAGCACGACGACGCCGAGCCCGTCGGCGTCTGGGACGAGATCGCCGAGGACGCCACGGGCCTCTACGTCCGCGGCCGCGTCCTGCGGACTACCCCCCGTGGAAGGCTGGTCGCCGCCCTGGTCGAGGCCGGCGCCCTGGACGGCCTGTCGATCGGCTTCCGCGCCGTCAAGGCCCGGCCGGACGACACCGGACGCCTGCGGGTGCTGCGCGAGGTCGAGCTGTGGGAGGTGTCGATTGTCACCTTCCCGATGCTGCCCGGGGCGCGGCTGAAAGCCGTCTAG
- a CDS encoding phage major capsid protein: MKETKQAAASPEARAALHEVLAAFEGFKAANDQRLAALETKRADVLLEEKVARIDDAVSQAQARLDRVLADARRPSIGGDAPLARVDERKAAFDRYIKTGETPALLLEAKGLSEGVATAGGYVAPAELERQILRRLQATSPMRDICQVRTIGAGTFRKPVSTAGLAASWVAETASRPETAAPTLDVIDFPAGELYASPAATQALLDDAYVDIDEWLAEEVQDAFAAQETAAFVAGDGVNKPKGLLAYTAAADASATWGQVGYLATGVAGAWPASNPTDKLIDLVYAAKTQYRQNGRFVMNRRTVSAVRKFKDAQGNYIWNAALQPGQSASLLGYPVTEIEAMPDVASNALAIAFGDFEKGYLIVDRAGVRVLRDPYSAKPHVLFYTTKRVGGGVQNFDAIKLLKFAVS, translated from the coding sequence ATGAAGGAAACCAAACAGGCCGCGGCCTCGCCGGAGGCCCGCGCCGCCTTGCACGAGGTGCTGGCGGCGTTCGAGGGCTTCAAGGCCGCCAACGACCAGCGCCTGGCCGCGCTGGAGACCAAGCGGGCCGACGTGCTGCTGGAGGAGAAGGTCGCCCGCATCGACGACGCCGTCTCCCAGGCCCAGGCGCGGCTGGACCGCGTGCTGGCCGACGCGCGTAGGCCCTCGATTGGCGGTGACGCGCCGCTGGCGCGTGTCGACGAGCGCAAGGCCGCCTTCGATCGCTACATCAAGACCGGCGAGACCCCCGCTCTGCTGCTGGAGGCCAAGGGCCTGTCCGAAGGCGTGGCCACGGCCGGCGGCTATGTCGCCCCGGCCGAGCTGGAGCGGCAGATCCTGCGGCGCCTGCAGGCCACCTCGCCGATGCGCGACATCTGCCAGGTGCGCACCATCGGGGCCGGCACGTTCCGCAAGCCGGTGTCGACCGCCGGCCTGGCCGCCAGCTGGGTGGCCGAGACCGCGTCGCGTCCCGAGACCGCCGCCCCGACCCTGGACGTGATCGACTTCCCGGCTGGCGAGCTCTACGCCAGCCCGGCCGCCACCCAGGCCCTGCTCGACGACGCCTATGTCGACATCGACGAGTGGCTGGCGGAGGAAGTGCAGGACGCCTTCGCCGCCCAGGAGACCGCCGCCTTCGTCGCCGGCGACGGGGTCAACAAGCCCAAGGGCCTGCTGGCCTACACGGCCGCGGCCGACGCCTCGGCGACCTGGGGCCAGGTCGGCTATCTCGCCACCGGCGTGGCCGGCGCCTGGCCGGCGTCCAACCCGACCGACAAGCTGATCGACCTGGTCTACGCGGCCAAGACCCAGTACCGCCAGAACGGCCGCTTCGTGATGAACCGCCGCACGGTCAGCGCGGTGCGCAAGTTCAAGGACGCCCAGGGCAACTACATCTGGAACGCGGCCTTGCAGCCGGGCCAGTCGGCGTCGCTGCTGGGCTATCCGGTGACCGAGATCGAGGCCATGCCCGACGTGGCTTCGAACGCACTCGCCATCGCCTTCGGCGATTTCGAGAAGGGCTACCTGATCGTCGACCGGGCCGGGGTGCGGGTCCTGCGCGACCCCTATTCGGCCAAGCCCCACGTGCTGTTCTACACCACCAAGCGGGTCGGCGGCGGGGTGCAGAACTTCGACGCCATCAAGCTGCTGAAGTTCGCGGTGAGCTAG
- a CDS encoding head-tail connector protein, with protein sequence MPLSITLAEAKGFLRVADATEDALVGLLVDAAEARVGRATGLALTPASPAPLRLAVLRLVAHAYEHRDDSEPPPSLVEAWLAPYREARL encoded by the coding sequence ATGCCCCTCTCCATCACCCTGGCCGAGGCCAAGGGCTTCCTGCGCGTGGCCGACGCCACGGAGGACGCCCTGGTCGGCCTGCTGGTCGACGCCGCCGAGGCGCGGGTCGGCCGCGCCACGGGCCTGGCCCTGACGCCGGCCAGCCCCGCGCCGCTGCGCCTGGCCGTGCTGCGCCTGGTCGCCCACGCCTACGAACACCGCGACGATTCCGAACCGCCGCCCAGCCTGGTTGAGGCCTGGCTGGCGCCCTATCGGGAGGCCCGGCTGTGA
- a CDS encoding DUF3168 domain-containing protein has product MSGPDAAIAAALVEALKAAPAVAALVAARVHADAPRHPLYPCVSLGRQESRPAGPDADALEHLLTLTCASKFGGPEEARAVTSAVRAALHNAPLAVPGRRLVTLRVTYADVFRAADRELSLGVLRVRAVTEAL; this is encoded by the coding sequence GTGAGCGGCCCCGACGCGGCGATCGCCGCCGCCCTGGTCGAGGCCCTGAAGGCCGCGCCCGCCGTCGCCGCCCTGGTCGCCGCCCGGGTCCACGCCGACGCCCCGCGCCATCCGCTCTATCCGTGCGTCAGCCTGGGCCGCCAGGAGAGCCGGCCGGCCGGACCGGACGCCGACGCCCTCGAGCACCTGCTGACGCTCACCTGCGCCAGCAAGTTCGGCGGGCCCGAGGAGGCGCGGGCCGTCACCTCGGCGGTCCGCGCGGCCCTGCACAACGCCCCGCTGGCCGTGCCCGGCCGTCGCCTCGTCACCCTGCGCGTCACCTATGCCGACGTCTTCCGCGCCGCCGACCGCGAGCTGTCGCTGGGCGTGCTGCGGGTGCGGGCGGTGACCGAAGCCCTGTAG
- a CDS encoding phage major tail protein, TP901-1 family — protein sequence MAAQAGKDILLKISDGAPTPTFTTVAGLRARTISLNAQTIDATDGDSAGRWRELLAGSGVRSVAVSGGGVFRDAASDAAVRDSFFAQTARTWRLVIPDFVQLEGPFLVAALEYAGDHDGEAAFALSLASAGPVTFTAI from the coding sequence ATGGCCGCCCAAGCCGGCAAAGACATCCTGCTGAAGATCAGCGACGGCGCGCCGACGCCGACCTTCACCACCGTGGCCGGCCTGCGGGCCCGCACGATCAGCCTCAACGCCCAGACGATCGACGCCACCGACGGCGACAGCGCCGGCCGCTGGCGCGAGCTGCTGGCCGGGTCGGGCGTGCGCTCGGTCGCGGTCTCCGGCGGCGGCGTGTTCCGCGACGCCGCCTCCGACGCGGCGGTGCGCGACAGCTTCTTCGCCCAGACGGCCCGCACCTGGCGCCTGGTGATCCCCGACTTCGTGCAGCTGGAGGGGCCGTTCCTGGTGGCGGCCCTGGAATATGCCGGCGACCACGACGGCGAGGCCGCCTTCGCCCTGTCCCTGGCCTCGGCCGGACCGGTGACGTTCACGGCGATCTAG
- a CDS encoding GTA-gp10 family protein — translation MLTPNPARGEVVVPLAGSPRRLCLTLGALARIEAILDLDDWSALPERFGRLSARELLAVLAALLEGGGEDPAVLDAAPVSVPEAVAAVAAALAACA, via the coding sequence ATGCTCACCCCCAACCCCGCCCGCGGCGAGGTCGTCGTTCCGCTGGCCGGATCGCCCCGCCGCCTGTGCCTGACGCTGGGCGCCCTGGCCCGGATCGAGGCGATCCTGGACCTCGACGACTGGAGCGCCTTGCCCGAGCGCTTCGGCCGGCTGTCGGCGCGCGAGCTGCTGGCGGTGCTGGCCGCCCTGCTGGAAGGCGGCGGCGAGGATCCGGCGGTGCTGGACGCCGCGCCGGTGTCGGTTCCGGAGGCCGTCGCGGCGGTGGCCGCGGCCTTGGCCGCCTGCGCATGA
- a CDS encoding phage tail assembly chaperone: MKPHWRAALRLAALQLAIAPEAFWRLSLAEWRALAEAPAAPVLDRAALDVLIARFPDDPIPWETP; encoded by the coding sequence ATGAAACCCCACTGGCGCGCGGCCCTGCGCCTGGCCGCCCTGCAGCTGGCCATCGCGCCCGAGGCCTTCTGGCGGCTGTCCCTGGCCGAGTGGCGGGCCCTGGCCGAGGCGCCGGCCGCCCCGGTCCTGGACCGCGCGGCCCTCGACGTCCTGATCGCCCGCTTTCCCGACGATCCAATCCCTTGGGAGACCCCATGA
- a CDS encoding phage tail tape measure protein, whose amino-acid sequence MSDFDPDGLDAVPARATEAAAALSALRAPAEQAARAIDEAFSKAGTGLAKSLAHAAADGKVSLAELARAVLDAVSSGLGGSGGGPGGGGLVKALAGAVGSAFSGARADGGSVSAGGAYLVGERGPELFRPAGAGAIEPLGSGGVNVVVNVQGGDTASLARSDAQLAQALARAVSLGARRL is encoded by the coding sequence ATGAGCGACTTCGATCCTGATGGCCTGGACGCCGTCCCCGCCCGCGCGACCGAGGCGGCCGCCGCCCTGTCGGCCCTGCGCGCTCCGGCCGAGCAGGCCGCCCGCGCCATCGACGAGGCCTTCTCCAAGGCCGGCACGGGCCTGGCCAAGTCGCTGGCCCACGCGGCCGCCGACGGCAAGGTCAGCTTGGCCGAGCTGGCGCGGGCGGTGCTGGACGCGGTGTCGAGCGGCCTGGGCGGTTCTGGCGGCGGCCCGGGCGGCGGCGGCCTGGTCAAGGCCCTGGCCGGGGCGGTCGGCTCGGCCTTTTCCGGAGCCAGGGCCGACGGCGGCTCCGTCTCGGCCGGCGGCGCCTATCTGGTCGGCGAGCGCGGCCCCGAGCTGTTCCGCCCCGCCGGGGCGGGGGCGATCGAGCCCCTGGGCAGCGGCGGGGTCAATGTCGTCGTCAACGTCCAGGGCGGCGACACGGCGAGCCTGGCCCGCTCCGACGCCCAACTGGCCCAGGCCCTGGCCCGGGCGGTCAGCCTGGGGGCGCGGCGGCTTTAA
- a CDS encoding GIY-YIG nuclease family protein, whose translation MGFYTYIVASRRNGTLYVGSTDDLVRRIEEHREYRRDGFTAKHGCTILVWYEVFESREETFRRERRIKEWRRSWKLMLIEAENPTWRDLALDLNPNA comes from the coding sequence ATGGGCTTCTACACCTACATCGTCGCGAGCCGGCGGAACGGCACGCTCTACGTCGGGTCGACCGATGATCTTGTCCGCCGGATCGAAGAGCATCGCGAATACCGCCGGGATGGCTTCACGGCGAAACATGGATGCACGATCCTGGTCTGGTACGAGGTGTTCGAGAGCCGTGAGGAGACGTTTCGCCGCGAACGGCGGATCAAGGAATGGCGGCGTTCCTGGAAGCTCATGCTGATCGAGGCCGAAAATCCGACGTGGCGGGACCTGGCGCTCGATCTGAACCCAAATGCCTAA
- a CDS encoding DUF805 domain-containing protein — protein sequence MDWKSLFFSAEGRIGRQVFWIGWLMLLGAHVVAGWIPLVGQVIGLIAVFAWVCLCTKRLHDMGRSGWWQLVPIVLGPVLIIGSAMSIGIGAILGEITNTDWAALAGVGGLLVSVAIAFFAVVGFTLWVGVAEGQPGENRYGEPPLTPLMA from the coding sequence ATGGACTGGAAATCGTTGTTCTTCTCGGCCGAGGGCCGGATCGGCCGTCAGGTGTTCTGGATCGGCTGGCTGATGCTGCTGGGCGCCCACGTGGTGGCCGGCTGGATCCCGCTGGTCGGCCAGGTGATCGGCCTGATCGCCGTGTTCGCCTGGGTCTGCCTGTGCACCAAGCGCCTGCACGACATGGGCCGCAGCGGCTGGTGGCAGCTCGTGCCGATCGTGCTGGGGCCGGTGCTGATCATCGGCTCGGCGATGTCGATCGGCATCGGCGCGATCCTGGGCGAGATCACCAACACCGACTGGGCCGCCCTGGCCGGCGTCGGCGGCCTGCTGGTCAGCGTCGCCATCGCCTTCTTCGCCGTGGTCGGCTTCACCCTGTGGGTGGGCGTCGCCGAGGGCCAGCCGGGCGAGAACCGCTATGGCGAACCGCCGCTGACGCCGTTGATGGCCTAG
- a CDS encoding DUF805 domain-containing protein, with protein sequence MTWLRLLFDPSGRTGRHAFILGLLGMLGLSIATGALVSGSPTLVLALMPIVGELAVTALFRGPVQGLDTSTMVAFGLILAVRAYILACLCIKRLRDQGRTPDWLVVMIAVTLVGHVAAGAWQPDELDKFLPFVGLLLDVLGLSVLWSVFLVLLARAPTYASRTPPG encoded by the coding sequence ATGACTTGGCTGAGGCTGCTTTTCGATCCGTCCGGCCGGACCGGCCGCCACGCCTTCATTCTCGGCCTGCTGGGAATGCTTGGGCTGTCGATAGCGACGGGGGCGCTGGTCAGCGGGTCGCCGACGCTGGTCCTGGCCCTGATGCCGATCGTGGGCGAACTGGCCGTCACGGCGCTGTTTCGCGGACCGGTGCAAGGCCTGGACACTTCAACGATGGTCGCGTTCGGCCTGATCCTGGCGGTCCGCGCCTACATCCTGGCCTGTCTTTGCATCAAACGACTGCGCGATCAGGGACGCACGCCGGACTGGCTAGTCGTCATGATCGCGGTGACGCTGGTGGGACATGTCGCGGCGGGCGCCTGGCAACCCGACGAACTCGACAAATTCCTGCCTTTCGTCGGACTGCTCCTGGACGTTCTGGGACTCTCGGTCCTGTGGTCGGTCTTCCTGGTCCTGCTGGCGCGCGCGCCCACCTACGCGTCTCGGACGCCGCCAGGTTAA
- a CDS encoding DUF2460 domain-containing protein — protein sequence MTAFHETRLPARLAFGCTGGVERRTQVTTLASGFERRSSPWAQGRRRYLIGTTTRPLDDAAALVAFFEARRGRLHGFRFRDPADCKSCAPSATPAAADQTLGTGDGVRKTFALAKTYGSGETAVVRPITKPVAGTVKVAVAGVALAAGGFTVDTATGLVTLATAPAAGAAVTAGFEFDVPVRFDGDRIDVTLEGFNAARVGAVALVEVRV from the coding sequence ATGACCGCGTTCCACGAGACGCGCCTGCCCGCGCGGCTGGCGTTCGGTTGCACCGGCGGGGTCGAGCGGCGGACCCAGGTGACGACCCTGGCGTCGGGCTTCGAGCGGCGGTCCAGCCCCTGGGCCCAGGGCCGGCGGCGCTACCTGATCGGCACGACGACGCGGCCGCTGGACGACGCCGCCGCCCTGGTCGCGTTCTTCGAAGCGCGGCGGGGGCGGCTGCACGGCTTCCGGTTCCGCGACCCGGCCGACTGCAAGTCGTGCGCGCCGTCGGCGACGCCGGCCGCCGCCGACCAGACGCTCGGGACCGGCGACGGGGTCCGCAAGACCTTCGCCCTGGCCAAGACCTACGGAAGCGGCGAGACGGCGGTGGTCCGGCCGATCACAAAGCCCGTGGCCGGCACGGTCAAGGTGGCGGTGGCCGGCGTCGCCCTGGCGGCAGGCGGCTTCACGGTCGACACGGCGACCGGCCTGGTGACCCTGGCGACCGCTCCAGCGGCCGGGGCGGCGGTCACCGCCGGCTTCGAGTTCGACGTGCCGGTGCGCTTCGACGGCGATCGCATCGACGTGACCCTGGAAGGCTTCAACGCCGCCCGAGTGGGCGCGGTGGCCCTGGTCGAGGTGCGGGTCTGA
- a CDS encoding baseplate hub protein, whose translation MRAVPSDLADRLESGAASLCHAWILTRADGAVLGFTDHDRDLVVEGVTCKAASGWTAGAAETAAGFAPGQVAAVGGFDDAALSEADLSAGLYDGARVECRLVDWSAPGLGVRLWSARIAAAKAEGGAFTLALEGPLVALDRVAGRTFGRSCDAAFGDARCGVDLAAFPGATCDKRWATCRERFGNGLNFRGFPTAPGEDFLTLYPSEGERNDGGRR comes from the coding sequence ATGCGCGCCGTCCCCTCCGACCTGGCCGACCGCCTCGAGAGCGGCGCGGCCAGCCTGTGCCACGCCTGGATCCTGACCCGCGCCGATGGCGCCGTGCTGGGCTTCACCGACCATGACCGCGACCTGGTGGTCGAGGGCGTGACCTGCAAGGCGGCCAGCGGCTGGACCGCGGGCGCGGCCGAGACGGCGGCCGGCTTCGCGCCGGGCCAGGTCGCGGCGGTGGGCGGCTTCGACGACGCGGCGCTGTCGGAGGCCGATCTTTCGGCCGGGCTCTATGACGGGGCGCGGGTCGAATGCCGGCTGGTCGACTGGTCGGCGCCCGGCCTGGGCGTGCGGCTGTGGTCGGCCCGGATCGCCGCCGCCAAGGCCGAGGGCGGCGCCTTCACCCTGGCCCTGGAGGGCCCGCTGGTGGCCCTGGACCGCGTGGCCGGCCGCACCTTCGGCCGCTCTTGCGACGCGGCGTTCGGCGACGCCCGCTGCGGCGTCGACCTTGCGGCCTTCCCCGGCGCCACCTGCGACAAGCGCTGGGCCACCTGCCGGGAGCGGTTCGGCAACGGCCTGAACTTCCGCGGCTTCCCGACGGCCCCGGGCGAGGACTTCCTGACGCTGTACCCGAGCGAGGGGGAGCGGAACGATGGCGGGCGGCGGTGA
- a CDS encoding NlpC/P60 family protein, whose translation MLPLWGSCREATEGVRAAALHEARLWLGTPYQHQASLRGVGCDCLGLVRGVWRALYGSEPEIPPPYRPDWAELGGRELLAQALDRRLTRLDRAAARPGDVLLFRMAPDAPAKHCAIRSAEDRMIHAYWGRACVESWLGRWWRERLAAVFRFPEP comes from the coding sequence ATGCTCCCCCTCTGGGGGAGCTGTCGCGAAGCGACTGAGGGGGTCCGCGCCGCCGCCCTCCACGAAGCCCGCCTGTGGCTCGGCACGCCCTACCAGCACCAGGCCTCCCTGCGCGGCGTCGGCTGCGACTGCCTCGGCTTGGTGCGCGGCGTCTGGCGGGCGCTCTACGGCTCCGAGCCCGAGATCCCGCCGCCCTACCGGCCCGACTGGGCCGAGCTGGGCGGGCGCGAGCTGCTGGCGCAGGCGCTGGACCGGCGGCTGACCCGGCTGGACCGGGCCGCCGCCCGTCCGGGCGACGTGCTGCTGTTCCGCATGGCGCCGGACGCCCCGGCCAAGCATTGCGCGATCCGCTCGGCCGAGGACCGGATGATCCACGCCTATTGGGGCCGCGCCTGCGTCGAGAGCTGGCTGGGCCGCTGGTGGCGCGAGCGGCTGGCCGCGGTCTTTCGATTTCCCGAACCCTAA